The segment ttttacatgCCGGTGGCGTATATGTTACAGCCATGCCTCCGCCTTTGATAGCGGCAGTGATTGACTAGTAATTACCAATCTTCTGGGgcctcataaaaaaaaaaaaaagaccccgACATTCTCAATTTCCTCATGGTGGGGTCACACAAAATGGACCATAGCTTCACACGTTTCTAAAGTAAAGGTTCACCAAGACTTTTCGCATTTCTTAACATTGAAATTACATTCTACGTGGTCGTAGTTTTTGAAGTCTACAGTGCATTTAAGCAACTATAAAATGGTCCTAACGAACCATGAAACTTCACAGCATTCCTCCAAGTAGAAACACAAAGTTTTACTAGCTTTACGAAAGCCCTTTAGCTAATTTGGCCTCAGCACCAGctcttctttttgcatttagaaCTGTGCAATGGCCTCTCATATTAGCTTGAAGACCCTGGCAGTCTTGGTTCTTGCAATTGCCCTCTTTGTGCAAGGCACTCTAGGTATGAATATAATTATTTCCAACACCAAAACCAATTAGTaaaccttcattttttttttgcttcccTTACATTCACTCATCACCTATTTCTTGAtgctacaaaaatttaattagttttttttagcaATCTTACAATTCAAGGGTAgaatttatcattatattcatAAATCCAGAAAATTTAcgtgcattttttttcttgaaaatgaacCATTTGAGATTCTTTATTCTCTCATTTGGAGTGTAATATATAAAGTTACACTACAACTTTATATACCatttgaaataaatgtgtttCGTGTCAAATCTTAAGATGTATTTAGTGCCTTAAAGTTTTAAATAACATGATAATCTATACGCCGTAAACTCTAAAAACTAAACTTTCCATATACTTCCAAACCATAGCACCTTATCTAGTTTTCTTTGTTGGTGGTTGCAGGAGCAATAACATGTGAGAATCTGGACGAGAACACATGCGCATTCGCAGTGTCATCCTCCGGCAAACGCTGTGTGCTTGAGAAGCATGTAAAAAGGAGCGGAGAGGAAGCATACACATGCCGTACATCAGAAATTGAGGCAGACAAAATACAAGACTTGATCGAGACTGACCAGTGCATCAAAGGATGTGGGCTTGACCGTAAAACACttggaatctcatctgactctCTCCTTGAGCCTCGTTTCACACAAAAGCTTTGCTCAACTCAGTGCTATGGAAGCTGCCCCAACATTATTGACCTATACTTCAATCTTGCCGCTGGTGAAGGTATAAACATAtatcattataaattattaaagaccaaccatttaaataaaaaataccttCTCACCATGAGTATATTGATCATTTTATAGTCAACCAATTAAGAATATCCCAtgccatgcttttttttttcttgtaaaataactaaagttttaaagtaaagataaagataaaaagacACATGACATATTATGGTTAGTAATAGTATATAAAGTATAACGCTTAGAGCGTAATAAAGAATATTTATTCCAATTATTTACTCTACAAACTTTGTGCATGCAAGCCTTATTGCTACCTCTGTGTTTGAGGAATGCTCGAGttaacaaatttcacaacctttttaataaattctgATTACTATAACATTAATTTATGGGTTTACTTATGAGTTATAACCCTAAATTTATGGTACAAAAATGAAAGTCAATTCAATGGTTTTAGAAAAAAGTTATGAGATATTTTATATTGCTATATTTAATgttgatatttattatttaggtactcattcaattttttttttctttttttttggttgtcgATTTAGGTGTATTTCTACCCAAATTATGTGAAGCACAAGGAGCAAATACGCGACGAGCAATGTCTGAGATGAAAAGCTCTGGTCATGTTGCTCCAGGACCTGTGCAGCCTGGGAAGTTGACGGGTGCACCAGGACCCGTGTTGCCTGTGGAATTCACTATTGCACCAATAGTTGCCCCAGCACCATACTAAATTCACAGTAAAAAAGAATTGTATACGAAgcttaattagtttttattaatttggttTCAATAATAAGTCACACCAGGGTCAGTAATCTCATTGATTTGGTCTGTGCAATCACGTTGATTATGACTCCGGTGTGTTGTATTATATTAAGGAATAGATtaataaatttagttgtttaCAGACTTGCTTAAAACTGGAAAGATATAAACAACTAACCTAGTGTTCTATTCTTTATAGTGCAAAGCGAAATGACATACCAATCCGTACATAAATAGTTCATACAGATCATAGGCAGAAATCATAATCCCAAGCAATTCCAAACTAATATTTGTGGCCACTTGGAGCACAGAGCACATGAACCCTTAATAAGGACCTGCAATAATCAACTGTATTTCCCTCAGAGTATGCTTTTATCAAGTTACATGCTCACCGTAATACAATACTTTATGATACAAATGTGCAAGAAATACTCGTCACAGTGCCAACTCTGTTTCCTTCAGTAGCATTGTGTTCTCaaatagtttaaaaatgaaGTACGCAATTCTAAATGAACCATATTTTGTATGACAATAATCAACAAAActattaaaactgaaaacattggcACCACCTTAGTATGAGCATATTTCTGAAACCAAAATCCCACTAGGTAGAAGGTTGGCtacaaattaaatcaaattgCGAATGCAGTACCTACAACGTCACCATTAAACAAGACCACACAATTATTAAGGACATAATGTTTAAAGCATACCTTATACAATACATAACCAGGAATTTTCAAAGACAAACCAAATATGCCCCAAAGCAATTTCGCAGAAGAGAACAAATGTATTTAAAAGATTTACTCAACTAGACCCATTTAATTGTTAATTCGAAAGATTGTATAGAATATGAGAGAAATCAAACCTGAGCTTTTTCAATTCTCCTTTGAAGCGGTATTTGTCAGATTccaatgagagagagattgagtgTGAAAGTGAGACTAGAGAGAGCCATAAAAAGAGAGATACGATGTCGTCTGTCGGTCTGTGTATGAGAAACATACGAGGAGCATGAATTACTCATTTGCCCTTCACTTTATGATTTTAAATAATCttgaaaaaatggaaataatctgtactttcttattttgatttggatataattaaaacataaatttccatattttgattctatttttttaccatgcaatttttttttttttttttggaagtacaTGACCATGCAGtattaattcttaaaaaaaaaagataaaaaattcatgctttgaattttaaaatgaaagtgtttctttgttttataaCTTTTATAAAAGGACTAAGCATTTATATACTTCCACtgtattcaaaaattaaataaataatcaagtACTACAGAAATAATgcatattttttcatttttgttaccCTTTAGTTACCACCAATGTTATGATCTATGGACTGATTGGTCCATTAACAATTGTTAAAAACATGCTCCACCCATTTTTGGACTAAAACTCTCACTTTGGTTTATCAAAAGAAAAGCCCATTGGACATAAAAATATACCATCTTATTTAAAAGTTTCTCTCTTTAGAACAAAACTTTTACCATTTgctcacataaaaaatatttgttcatGGCTcattttaaattagatttttttactTTGCTCCCCAAAACAAAAGAGTGTATCTTTCTTGGGGCCAACTTTATCTCAACTAGATTGCTCTCCAACTTCAACCAAAACTCTAAAAAACataatagtattttaaatttcCCTATATTTAATGATATGATAAGCCATTAATAACACATATACACTGTAAGTATTGTGATGCGGTACAAAAGGTCAAATCATAGATATCCAATCCCTACTTTTGGGGAACATATTTTGTCAACTTTGATGAGAAGACTCTAACAAAGTAAGagttagacatggcaaaacgggtcagaattttttGACCTGACCCGTTTGACCTGCAATCCGATTAGCCTGTTTAAAAATGACCCTTTTTTACctgcaacccgattgacccgacctgACCTGCTCGTTTTTTCACGTCTACCAATGTTgagtagattgagattgaggtgtaattcttataaaatatttatttatttttctttacttaatatgttatgtatTCCATTATAGTTTGTCATTCTTTACTTGAcaccttcattttctcttcctactttaaaCAGTTCAAAAATTATACCAAGATTAGCTTCTAGAAAGCAGGAATAAGAGTTGTACCAAATTTGGGTATCaagtgtttagtggtaattggtaaGTGGTAACAATATCACTAGTGAGAATCTAATCACAGTTAAGGAACTCAGAAACAATGATAGATTgcatctatttcaaaaaaaataacaaaaaattcttgaaaaatacgggtcaactcaACCCGTCCCGCGACCCGATTGACCcatttaaaaatgacccgttttgacctGCGACCCAATTGACCCAACCTGAACCCAATTTGACCCGCCTGTTTTGCCACATCTAGTAAGAGTGACCATAAGAATGCCAAAAAAAGATAGATTTTAGAGATGTAATAAAATAtgttcaaataaataaattataaataatatatatattctatcaGAAAAtcaaactcattaaaaaaatgttattttaatggAATAATTAATGCATAGTAGGGTACTAAGTTTGCAATCCCCAAGTATTGATGATTGAAGAGCCAAATTCGACCCCTCATTGTTCTAGTATGCTAGGCTATGTTCAAAATCTATTGTAATATTATTGTATGATCGTGTCTTAGCTTCATTTGGCTTCTTCCACCTAAAGTCATGTGTCCTTTTTGCTTTTAACAAAtgcaataatttcataattcgaagtctcacaaaaaaaaaaaaaaaaaaaaaaaaaaaaaaacaaaaacaaaaacaaaaacaaaaacaaaaacaaaaacaaaaaccaaacaaaacaaaacaagatttAATGCATTCAGAATTTTATGTTTGAGAAATAATTTAGTCACCAGGCACCAATAGATGTGTGCTTCATTGATAATTGTGGAACATAGATGATGATAACTAACATGTTCCATGTACAAGCTTGGTTGCTCAGTGATAACTGAGCTCATTTTTGTAACCAAATCTAAGTTCAAGTTGTTTggagaaaaattacattaatagaAAACTGAGGTGTCATTAAATTGCTAAATAGTACATATCATTTTCTTTCCCTCCAAGTCATTACATAATTTAGTTGGATCAGtacaatttctcataaaaggGAACTGTCCTAAAAATAACTATTTTGTGACACTATTACTCATGTATCATCTATTTTGGACAATTGAGTTATAGCAAActgaacaaatttaaaaaataaaaattttctggaactcgagttctgTGAACTTAAGTACCATGTGAagtactcgagttcatggaactcaagttccttgaaaaaattcaagtgGAGCTATACTCGAGTAGTTGAGTTCATcgaactcaagttccaaaaaaaaaaaattcttaagtcCACGTTCACTATAACTCGATgttccaaaaatcgagttttatatttggaacttgatttttagaaaattgagtttcaaaacaggggcatttccctaattagtttcaGACGTGAGGCATTTTGTTGGAAAATTTGTGAGAAAGGGGTAAAAGCCCATTTTGGCCTTTGCCCTTCTAACAATTACATTCTGTGCACGTTGTTTTTCTGTCCCTTGTACTGTTTATTCTTTACTAGTGTATGGGCTTATACTAAGCCTGTATGGTGTAATGTCATACTATGAACTCATCTGGCCTAATTACTACTTCTTAGGTTGTTTGCCAATTTTATGGGATAGATATGCAAATCTAGTTGTTTGCCATTTTTATTAATGTACAATTTAGAACAAATACAGGAGGAACTAAGACCTATTACAATTCCAAACTAATTTTTGTGCTCTTTTGGAAAGCATGAACTAGAGCTTCCTTCTAAAGCATGTACAACTAGGAACTGAAATCATCAATGTTATTGCCATTGAGTATGCTTTTAGTGTGTTACATGTGCATTGTAGTGCAAAACTGTACTTTACAAATGTGCGAGAAATAACT is part of the Quercus robur chromosome 9, dhQueRobu3.1, whole genome shotgun sequence genome and harbors:
- the LOC126698919 gene encoding uncharacterized protein LOC126698919 isoform X2, which translates into the protein MASHISLKTLAVLVLAIALFVQGTLGAITCENLDENTCAFAVSSSGKRCVLEKHVKRSGEEAYTCRTSEIEADKIQDLIETDQCIKGCGLDRKTLGISSDSLLEPRFTQKLCSTQCYGSCPNIIDLYFNLAAGEGVFLPKLCEAQGANTRRAMSEMKSSGHVAPGPVQPGKLTGAPGPVLPVEFTIAPIVAPAPY